The Amycolatopsis endophytica genome includes the window ACAGACGTCGGCATCGAGTTAATCTGACAACTGTCAGGGAAGGTGGAACTTCGGGAGGAGGCACCGTGATCTCCGTGACGGGCGATCCGGCGGCAGGCATCGATCTCGACCGGGTTCCGGCCCTCGACGACCTCCAGCTCGGCCACCTGCGCCACATCGAAAACCTCGTGCACCAGGTGCCGGGTGACTGGTCGAAGATGGGCGGCGTCGATCCGGGACAGGAGCTGTTCGACGCCTACCGCTACCAGCTCGCGTACTTCGCCTACACGCTCGGCCTCGCGCACTACCACTGGCTGCCCGCCGCGCCCTCGGCGGTCAAACCGGCCTTCGAGAAGGCGGTCGAGAAGATGCTGCGCCGCGACGTCTGGGGCTACTGGAAGGAAACCAGCCGCGGCGCCAGGGTTCTCGACCCGGACATCGAGGAGCTGCGCGAACCCTGGACCGATCCGGTGGTCAGGGAGAACATCATGTACAGCGGTCACCTGTACGCGATGACCGCGCTGCACGCGGTGCTGTTCGACGACGACCGCTACGACCGCCCCGGTGCGCTGACGTTCGAGTGGAACCCGGTCTTCCAGGGCCTGGCCCCGGAAAGCCACGTCTACCGGCGGTCGAGCCTGGGGGAGGCCATCTACTGGCAGATGGTGGAGAACGGGTGGCTGGGGGTGGCCTGCGAACCCAACTGCATCTTCATCGTCTGCAACCAGTTCCCGATGCTGGGTTTCCGGTTCGAGGACGTCCGCGACGGCACGGCCCGCGCCGAGGAGGCGACGAGTGCCTACGCGGCGGCCTGGGAGCGCCGGGGCCTCTACGCCGGCAACGGTTCCTACCACCCGTTCCTGATGGTGCGGCAGAACCAGCTGGTCCCGCCACGGGGCATCACGAACGACGCGTGGGTGGCCTCGGTGATGAACACCTGGAACCGCGACCTGGTCCGGGAACTCTTCCCCCGGCAGGTGCGGGGCACGCTGAAAACCGGACCGGACGGCACGATCTCGCCCTACGCGCCCTCCGTCGTCCCGAAGGTCCGCGCCGCCCTCGACGCGGGTGAGCCCGCGGACCTGCCCCAGGACACCACCGAAGCGGTGGTGGACC containing:
- a CDS encoding linalool dehydratase/isomerase domain-containing protein → MISVTGDPAAGIDLDRVPALDDLQLGHLRHIENLVHQVPGDWSKMGGVDPGQELFDAYRYQLAYFAYTLGLAHYHWLPAAPSAVKPAFEKAVEKMLRRDVWGYWKETSRGARVLDPDIEELREPWTDPVVRENIMYSGHLYAMTALHAVLFDDDRYDRPGALTFEWNPVFQGLAPESHVYRRSSLGEAIYWQMVENGWLGVACEPNCIFIVCNQFPMLGFRFEDVRDGTARAEEATSAYAAAWERRGLYAGNGSYHPFLMVRQNQLVPPRGITNDAWVASVMNTWNRDLVRELFPRQVRGTLKTGPDGTISPYAPSVVPKVRAALDAGEPADLPQDTTEAVVDPTFGFVAAALSELGDERLRGLLAHADRFLNPTWDNGGLYYPRNDRSWDSEGNRIQVDAMTGNALLGYSRLNVPDGLWSLYQRPWTAEHFAEPHVSTQDGDFDLRRAYYHHDSRTLLLTARPRDGQRGDISLTIANAPSRPWTLRFDGVVVADSDNPDRVAVAGRTLCITTALDAETTLTLHWS